The Coleofasciculus sp. FACHB-1120 genome has a segment encoding these proteins:
- a CDS encoding ATP-binding protein — MWVLASQPDSRVVLIAGSQSDFTSSELCPERQSKGARCGYASPEAGALGLPKLLTPPNCFLNLATGEPSAIHCENKCENQHRWLPCSLKLRKFTRILGSTPEAKSKVPSLVILGLGDRFNAILHSYKTTENSEANANLYELYFGFDPAILGSICTEMTRALHLTPEISPAFERAIADWCPQPNLPALQSEFTSTLVGAILTSQISTQTPEKAAADACSSAGASLTDNPKDAIILASPTDRTKLTLFREPGIQAHLVQPPFPKAGLPSWQQPEKLLQELLRISSSSQGAQVILQRSAVLIQEAFGASRCLIAFYSPKDERTLWSAIAHDSSIPVSARQTHYPEWASVEQCLLKHHQGNPWATERNVGSTAAESVFLTWLHTHPQEIESREMASLHGASGLVGLLVLEQWDEKREWQPGERQLLHLTLQLVERGHNLATLYQQAEERITHTALLNRLVAQIRASLELSHIFETVTLELGHLLVADRCLIFQYLEEQQCWKPLTEYRAHADILTAMNLIVPDQKNCCARTLRNLQVVQVSDTRLVDDPMNRSLAAKYPGAWLMVPIHRQQKIWGCLTFAQDQFPRYWHESELKFITTIADQLAIAIYQATLYQQIQAQNQTLEALVRERTAELESFFDAHPDYIFVVERENLRLRFCNHAFAQRMGFDNRYAVQDRSILECFPPLIAKSFAKQNLRVFESGETLHEQETLVFPDGIHHFNTSRVPLKHSNGEVYACLGTFREITELVETKQALSLRTEQLQDALTAANAASQAKTEFLATMSHELRTPLTSVIGMSSALMQPYFGELSGKQKEYLKIIHNSGQHLLQLINDILDLSKIESGKASLTLSQFSLRQVGIDSLELLQEKAQVQQVKLTADFTELPPADDFWGDERRVRQILLNLLSNAVKFTPPGGEVWLRMQYQGNQVMIEVADTGIGIPMEKQHLLFEAFQQIDSSLHRQHEGTGLGLALTRQLVEMHGGTISFHSEVDAGTVFVVYLLAQNPN, encoded by the coding sequence ATTCCAGAGTGGTACTCATCGCCGGGAGTCAGTCTGACTTTACTTCCAGCGAGCTGTGCCCGGAGCGACAATCAAAGGGAGCGCGGTGCGGGTATGCATCCCCAGAAGCAGGTGCTTTGGGTTTGCCGAAGCTGCTGACCCCGCCCAACTGTTTTTTGAATCTGGCAACGGGGGAGCCATCAGCAATCCATTGCGAGAATAAATGTGAGAATCAACACAGATGGTTGCCTTGTTCGTTGAAGCTGCGAAAGTTTACTCGAATCCTTGGGTCAACTCCAGAGGCTAAAAGCAAGGTGCCCTCGTTGGTGATTTTGGGACTGGGCGATCGCTTTAATGCGATCTTGCACAGCTACAAAACCACTGAGAATTCTGAAGCCAATGCCAATCTTTACGAGCTGTATTTTGGATTTGATCCGGCGATTTTGGGCAGCATTTGCACCGAAATGACTCGCGCGTTGCACTTAACCCCAGAGATATCCCCTGCTTTTGAGCGAGCCATTGCCGATTGGTGCCCTCAACCCAACCTCCCAGCCTTGCAGAGCGAATTCACCTCAACGCTGGTGGGGGCTATCTTAACCAGTCAAATTAGCACTCAGACGCCAGAGAAAGCAGCAGCAGATGCTTGTAGCAGTGCTGGGGCAAGTTTGACCGACAACCCTAAAGACGCCATAATTCTTGCCTCTCCAACCGACCGAACTAAACTCACCTTGTTTCGAGAGCCGGGAATCCAGGCGCACCTTGTCCAACCCCCCTTTCCCAAGGCTGGATTGCCGAGTTGGCAACAACCAGAAAAGTTACTGCAAGAACTGCTACGCATTAGCTCGTCAAGCCAGGGAGCGCAGGTAATTTTGCAGCGTTCGGCGGTGTTGATTCAAGAGGCTTTTGGGGCGAGTCGGTGTTTAATTGCGTTCTATAGCCCCAAAGATGAGCGTACCTTGTGGAGTGCGATCGCCCACGATTCATCTATCCCCGTTTCGGCTCGGCAAACTCATTATCCTGAATGGGCAAGTGTCGAACAGTGCCTTCTCAAACACCATCAGGGCAATCCTTGGGCAACTGAGCGAAACGTTGGCTCGACGGCTGCTGAATCTGTCTTCTTGACCTGGTTGCATACACACCCGCAGGAAATCGAGTCGCGAGAGATGGCATCTCTACACGGCGCGTCTGGACTGGTTGGGTTGCTAGTGCTTGAGCAATGGGATGAGAAGCGGGAGTGGCAACCGGGAGAGCGGCAATTACTGCATCTGACGCTGCAATTGGTAGAGCGAGGACACAACCTGGCAACGCTTTACCAGCAAGCAGAGGAACGGATTACTCATACGGCGCTATTAAATCGGCTGGTTGCCCAAATCCGGGCTTCTTTAGAGCTGTCCCATATCTTTGAAACGGTGACGCTAGAACTGGGTCATCTTTTGGTGGCAGATCGATGTTTGATTTTTCAGTATTTAGAGGAACAGCAGTGTTGGAAGCCGCTGACTGAGTATCGCGCTCATGCTGATATCCTCACAGCCATGAACTTGATCGTTCCCGATCAAAAAAACTGTTGTGCCAGAACGCTGCGGAATTTACAAGTTGTCCAGGTGAGCGATACGCGCTTAGTGGATGACCCGATGAATCGCTCTTTGGCGGCAAAATATCCGGGCGCTTGGTTGATGGTGCCGATTCACCGGCAGCAAAAAATTTGGGGCTGCTTAACCTTCGCTCAGGATCAATTTCCCCGCTACTGGCACGAGTCGGAGTTAAAGTTTATTACGACCATTGCCGACCAACTAGCGATCGCTATCTACCAAGCCACCCTTTACCAACAAATTCAGGCGCAAAACCAAACCCTAGAAGCCTTGGTGCGAGAACGCACCGCTGAGCTAGAAAGTTTCTTTGATGCTCACCCAGACTACATTTTTGTGGTCGAACGTGAGAATCTGCGTCTGCGCTTTTGCAATCATGCTTTTGCTCAAAGGATGGGGTTTGACAACCGATATGCCGTTCAGGATCGGTCGATTCTAGAATGCTTCCCGCCTCTAATTGCCAAGTCTTTTGCCAAACAAAATTTGCGGGTTTTTGAATCGGGAGAAACGCTACACGAACAGGAAACCCTTGTTTTCCCAGATGGGATTCACCACTTCAACACTTCCAGAGTGCCGCTGAAGCACTCCAATGGCGAGGTTTATGCTTGTTTGGGGACTTTCCGTGAAATTACAGAGCTAGTAGAGACGAAGCAGGCTCTCTCTCTGAGAACCGAGCAGTTGCAAGATGCCTTAACTGCCGCGAATGCAGCTTCTCAGGCGAAAACTGAGTTTCTAGCAACCATGAGTCATGAATTGCGGACACCGCTCACGTCTGTGATTGGGATGTCCTCCGCTTTGATGCAACCGTATTTTGGCGAACTGAGCGGAAAACAAAAGGAATATCTCAAGATTATTCATAATAGCGGACAGCACCTGTTGCAGCTGATTAACGATATTCTCGATTTGTCTAAGATTGAATCCGGTAAAGCCTCCTTAACCCTCAGTCAGTTTTCTCTGCGTCAGGTAGGGATTGACAGTTTGGAATTGTTGCAAGAAAAGGCTCAAGTCCAACAGGTAAAGCTAACAGCGGATTTCACTGAGTTGCCTCCCGCCGATGATTTCTGGGGCGATGAACGGCGCGTGCGGCAAATCTTGCTGAATTTACTCTCGAATGCGGTCAAGTTCACACCGCCTGGGGGGGAGGTATGGCTGCGGATGCAGTATCAAGGCAACCAGGTGATGATTGAGGTAGCAGACACGGGAATTGGGATTCCGATGGAGAAACAGCATCTTTTGTTTGAGGCGTTTCAACAAATTGATAGCTCTCTGCATCGGCAGCATGAAGGGACTGGGTTGGGATTGGCTTTGACTCGCCAGTTGGTGGAGATGCATGGTGGCACGATTAGCTTCCATTCGGAGGTAGACGCGGGAACGGTATTCGTGGTTTATCTTCTAGCCCAAAATCCAAATTGA
- a CDS encoding site-2 protease family protein has product MELWLLLLLLGLFTYFIVKRSVASITRTPVWLLWIVMMTPAFIWSAWILVYGEDKRMPLALEIAPFIICPLLYWLLIQWGRRDFTPPPKPQEMVAEQAQNLSEVKPVAAGDAGSTVRPIDKTEETNLRNCFPWTIYYLQNIDYRPQAVICRGKLRTNPEVAYQTIRENIEKLFGDRFFVVFQEGLNGSPFFALVPNPQAHPQAKQQTEPLKRPALALGLLIATLFTTTLVGVELSEVSNAALQSNPALLLKGLPYALALVAILGIHELGHYLSAQYHKIRTTLPYFIPVPFFLGTFGAFIGRRSPVPSRKALFDLGIASSVAGFLVTLPLLFWGLAHSDVVAVSEQSSILNFTSLNPRFSLLLTLLSKWALGSELTANMAIKLHPVGVAAYIGFIWTAFKLMPVGHLDGGHIVHAMFGQRNGAMIGQISRLLMLGLSLVQPDLFIWAIFLFLMPVSDEPALNDVSELDNKRDFWGLLVLALLVSILLPVPGNLAQLLKI; this is encoded by the coding sequence ATGGAACTCTGGTTGCTCCTACTGTTACTAGGATTGTTTACTTACTTCATCGTGAAGCGCAGTGTTGCTAGCATCACCCGAACCCCAGTCTGGCTTTTGTGGATAGTGATGATGACACCGGCATTCATTTGGAGTGCCTGGATTCTGGTCTACGGTGAAGATAAGCGAATGCCGCTAGCTTTGGAGATTGCCCCATTTATCATTTGCCCGTTATTGTACTGGCTGCTGATTCAGTGGGGTCGTCGAGATTTTACCCCGCCGCCAAAACCGCAAGAAATGGTGGCGGAACAAGCTCAAAATCTATCTGAGGTAAAGCCTGTCGCTGCTGGCGATGCAGGGAGTACTGTCCGTCCGATTGATAAAACAGAAGAAACAAATCTTCGCAATTGTTTTCCCTGGACTATCTATTACCTCCAGAACATCGATTACCGACCCCAAGCGGTGATTTGTCGCGGGAAGTTGCGAACGAATCCGGAGGTGGCGTACCAGACAATTCGGGAGAATATTGAGAAATTATTTGGCGATCGCTTCTTTGTGGTCTTTCAAGAAGGTTTGAATGGGAGTCCGTTCTTCGCACTGGTTCCTAATCCCCAAGCTCACCCACAGGCAAAGCAGCAAACGGAACCTTTAAAACGACCGGCTTTAGCCTTAGGGCTGCTGATCGCGACTTTATTTACCACTACTTTAGTCGGGGTAGAACTTTCTGAAGTTTCTAACGCCGCACTGCAATCTAACCCAGCTTTACTGTTAAAAGGACTGCCCTATGCTTTGGCATTGGTGGCTATCTTAGGCATCCACGAACTCGGTCATTACCTGAGTGCCCAATATCACAAAATTCGCACCACGCTGCCTTACTTTATCCCCGTTCCTTTTTTCCTGGGGACGTTTGGAGCATTTATTGGGCGGCGATCGCCCGTACCCAGCCGCAAAGCGTTATTCGATCTGGGCATTGCCAGTTCCGTCGCTGGTTTTTTGGTGACGTTACCGCTATTGTTTTGGGGATTGGCGCACTCGGATGTGGTTGCTGTGTCGGAGCAGTCGAGTATCTTAAACTTCACCTCTTTGAATCCCCGGTTTTCCCTGTTATTAACTTTGCTAAGTAAATGGGCACTAGGATCTGAACTGACAGCAAACATGGCAATCAAGCTTCACCCAGTAGGAGTGGCTGCGTATATCGGTTTTATCTGGACAGCGTTTAAATTGATGCCGGTAGGACATCTGGATGGCGGTCACATTGTCCACGCCATGTTTGGACAACGAAATGGGGCGATGATTGGTCAAATTAGCAGGCTGTTGATGCTGGGGTTGTCTCTGGTTCAGCCGGATTTGTTTATTTGGGCAATCTTCTTATTCTTGATGCCAGTTTCTGATGAACCGGCGCTGAATGATGTGAGCGAACTTGACAACAAGCGCGATTTCTGGGGATTGTTAGTTTTGGCGCTTTTAGTGAGCATTCTATTGCCAGTGCCAGGAAATCTCGCGCAGTTGTTGAAGATTTGA
- the trmFO gene encoding FADH(2)-oxidizing methylenetetrahydrofolate--tRNA-(uracil(54)-C(5))-methyltransferase TrmFO translates to MEKQPIHVIGGGLAGTEAAWQIANAGVPVVLHEMRPLRFSPAHHSEHLAELVCSNSFGAMSSDRAAGLLHEELRRLGSMIISKADEHAVPAGGALAVDRGVFSRELTEILANHPLIELRRGELRQIPTEGIVVLTSGPLTSPDLAEDLQQFTGMEYMSFFDAASPIVVGESINRDVAFLASRYDKGDAAYLNCPMNREQYLHFRQELCKAEQTELKDFDRETAKFFEACLPIEELAQRGEDTMRYGPLKPVGLFDARKGDFRAPENQSQRPYAVVQLRQEDKAGQLWNLVGFQTNLRWGEQKRVFQLIPGLENAEFVRLGVMHRNTFINAPQLLKPSLQFHKRATLLAAGQLVGTEGYTAAAAGGWLAGTNAARLALGKEPLTLPGTTMMGALFEFISSASSKHFQPMPPNFGILPELPTRIRNKQERYGVYRDRSFADLASWKAASKLLVPKVSLEREATSVSIESGTGI, encoded by the coding sequence ATGGAAAAACAGCCGATTCATGTGATAGGTGGTGGTTTGGCGGGGACGGAAGCGGCGTGGCAAATCGCTAATGCGGGTGTGCCAGTGGTGCTGCACGAAATGCGACCGCTGCGGTTTAGCCCTGCCCACCACTCCGAACACTTGGCAGAATTGGTGTGCAGTAATTCCTTTGGGGCAATGTCGAGCGATCGCGCAGCCGGTCTTTTGCATGAAGAATTACGTCGTCTCGGCTCAATGATTATTAGTAAAGCCGACGAACACGCGGTTCCCGCTGGGGGTGCCTTGGCGGTGGATAGGGGCGTATTTAGCCGCGAATTGACAGAAATCCTCGCGAATCATCCCCTGATTGAGTTACGACGCGGTGAATTGCGCCAAATCCCCACAGAAGGCATTGTCGTCCTCACCAGTGGCCCGCTAACCAGTCCCGATTTGGCTGAAGATTTGCAGCAGTTCACGGGCATGGAATACATGAGCTTTTTCGATGCCGCCAGCCCGATTGTGGTGGGAGAATCGATTAACCGAGATGTGGCTTTCTTGGCTTCTCGTTACGACAAGGGAGACGCGGCTTATCTCAATTGCCCGATGAATCGGGAGCAATATCTCCACTTTAGGCAGGAACTCTGCAAAGCTGAACAAACGGAATTGAAGGACTTTGACCGGGAAACGGCTAAGTTTTTTGAAGCTTGTCTGCCGATTGAAGAACTAGCGCAGCGGGGGGAAGATACGATGCGTTATGGCCCGTTGAAGCCGGTGGGATTGTTTGATGCCCGTAAAGGCGATTTCCGCGCCCCAGAAAATCAGTCGCAACGTCCTTATGCGGTGGTGCAGTTGCGCCAAGAAGATAAGGCGGGGCAGTTGTGGAATCTAGTCGGATTTCAGACGAATTTGCGCTGGGGCGAACAAAAGAGAGTATTTCAGCTGATTCCAGGGTTGGAAAATGCTGAGTTTGTGCGGCTGGGCGTGATGCACCGCAACACATTTATTAATGCGCCCCAACTGTTAAAGCCTTCTTTGCAATTCCACAAACGCGCCACGTTGCTTGCGGCGGGGCAATTGGTGGGGACTGAGGGCTATACGGCAGCGGCGGCGGGTGGCTGGCTGGCAGGGACGAATGCGGCGCGGCTGGCTTTGGGCAAAGAGCCGCTAACGCTACCGGGAACGACGATGATGGGGGCGTTGTTTGAATTTATTAGTTCGGCGTCATCAAAGCATTTTCAACCAATGCCACCTAATTTCGGAATTTTGCCGGAACTGCCGACTCGGATTCGCAATAAGCAGGAGCGATATGGAGTTTATCGCGATCGCTCTTTTGCCGATTTAGCAAGTTGGAAAGCTGCGTCCAAACTTCTTGTTCCCAAGGTGAGTCTGGAACGAGAAGCGACAAGCGTTTCCATTGAATCAGGAACGGGGATTTAA
- a CDS encoding FHA domain-containing protein, with translation MQIQLSWIDPVTSERREPLLETPVALGREFASMPQEIDGNRVARIVLASERVAEYHALIDVANGELIVVDQNSSTGTLINSVRLPSSTLIDGDRLQIGPYEIQLNPSSSQTTSSSEIGASGECDRMVGFLFKRRCGRTTNIGCPYCSYPDNNPYYYDYSYYSGYGNYNRGYWGSNYYDNRDRYYYDPETGNVDFTEADNMSLEGEMDADFEMDMGAS, from the coding sequence TTGCAAATTCAACTGAGTTGGATAGATCCAGTCACCAGCGAACGACGAGAACCCCTGTTAGAGACGCCTGTCGCCTTGGGTCGGGAATTTGCCTCAATGCCCCAAGAAATTGATGGCAATCGGGTTGCTAGGATTGTGTTAGCCAGCGAACGAGTGGCTGAATATCATGCTCTAATTGATGTAGCGAATGGAGAGTTAATCGTAGTCGATCAAAATAGCAGTACCGGCACCTTAATCAACAGCGTCCGGTTGCCCAGTAGTACGCTAATAGATGGCGATCGCTTGCAAATTGGCCCCTACGAAATTCAACTCAATCCCAGCAGCAGTCAGACTACCAGTTCATCGGAAATCGGTGCAAGTGGAGAATGCGATCGCATGGTGGGATTTCTCTTCAAACGTCGCTGCGGACGCACTACAAACATCGGCTGTCCTTACTGTAGTTACCCGGATAATAACCCCTATTATTACGATTATTCCTATTACTCTGGATATGGTAACTACAATCGCGGTTATTGGGGCAGCAACTACTATGACAACCGCGATCGCTATTATTATGACCCGGAAACTGGCAATGTCGATTTCACCGAAGCAGACAATATGAGTCTAGAAGGGGAAATGGATGCCGATTTTGAGATGGATATGGGGGCGAGTTAA